Proteins encoded by one window of Rutidosis leptorrhynchoides isolate AG116_Rl617_1_P2 chromosome 7, CSIRO_AGI_Rlap_v1, whole genome shotgun sequence:
- the LOC139857804 gene encoding small ribosomal subunit protein uS11x, which translates to MSKRKVREPKEENVTLGPATREGELVFGVAHIFASFNDTFIHVTDISGRETMVRITGGMKVKADRDESSPYAAMLAAQDVSQRCKELGINALHIKLRATGGNKTKTPGPGAQSALRALARSGMKIGRIEDVTPIPTDSTRRKGGRRGRRL; encoded by the exons ATG tCGAAGAGAAAGGTTAGGGAGCCAAAGGAAGAAAATGTGACACTTGGACCAGCTACTCGTGAGGGAGAGCTTGTTTTTGGAGTTGCACACATTTTTGCCTCCTTCAATGATACATTCATT CACGTTACTGATATCTCTGGGCGAGAAACGATGGTCCGAATCACAG GTGGGATGAAGGTGAAGGCTGACCGGGACGAATCTTCTCCTTATGCTGCTATGCTTGCTGCACAGGATGTCTCCCAACGATGCAAG GAACTTGGCATCAACGCTCTTCATATAAAGTTGCGGGCTACTGGTGGTAATAAGACCAAGACCCCTGGACCCGGTGCACAGTCAGCTCTTAGAGCTCTTGCTCGTTCTGGCATGAAAATTGGTCGCATAG aggATGTGACTCCAATTCCAACGGATAGCACTCGTAGAAAGGGAGGTAGAAGAGGAAGAAGATTGTGA